One window of the Eucalyptus grandis isolate ANBG69807.140 chromosome 6, ASM1654582v1, whole genome shotgun sequence genome contains the following:
- the LOC104447935 gene encoding uncharacterized protein LOC104447935, with amino-acid sequence MDSGNSGSMQSSSGGEEDYDDSKAESSPPVLLNSPSAHTNNIGPFSSSHSSFPYFHQNNHLPSLYDSASTFVPTYTHQNPNLATTHFDLGMFRADPRSDTVPRPSSSSQGMLLAQGASQGQPYPASSSSSLQAQLVHEAPRLGRDDRAKPARNPRKRTRASRRAPTTVLTTDTTNFRAMVQEFTGFPAPPFSGPRKLDLFGGASSIGPLFHPLRPSAQKLDANMVSNTISHLTTSIANNFRNTGSHSVSPSTFQLNLQKQPQNPLTLQNNVLTFPSLAHDPLSAPNILSGFSLNSQGNMGGAATSSEKELTMSPANFNPNWPDGLVSHENTARTSEGGWREGGRSNGGKELEQLRSFNETNYGNSSQSFNGCKLNYSASSSSEFHNDKSLDSSNVSARGEGRVDYWISPSD; translated from the coding sequence ATGGATTCTGGTAATAGTGGGAGCATGCAATCTTCAAGCGGCGGAGAGGAAGATTACGATGACTCCAAGGCTGAATCGTCCCCGCCGGTTTTATTAAATTCTCCTTCGGCTCATACCAACAATATAGGTCCCTTCTCTAGTTCACACTCTTCATTTCCCTATTTCCACCAAAACAACCACCTACCCTCTTTGTATGATTCTGCTTCCACTTTTGTTCCCACCTACACTCACCAAAACCCAAATCTCGCCACCACCCATTTCGATCTTGGCATGTTCCGGGCTGACCCGAGATCCGACACCGTGCCCAGACCCTCCTCGTCCAGCCAAGGCATGTTGCTTGCACAAGGGGCAAGCCAAGGACAGCCATACCCAGCTTCATCATCCTCGTCTCTACAAGCGCAATTAGTCCACGAAGCGCCGCGGCTGGGGCGGGATGATCGGGCCAAGCCTGCAAGGAACCCCCGGAAGAGGACTCGAGCATCGAGGCGTGCCCCAACCACAGTCCTCACCACCGACACCACGAACTTCCGGGCAATGGTGCAAGAGTTCACCGGGTTCCCCGCCCCACCCTTCTCAGGCCCCCGCAAGCTCGACCTCTTCGGCGGTGCCAGCTCGATTGGGCCACTTTTCCATCCTCTCCGCCCCTCGGCTCAGAAGCTTGACGCCAACATGGTCAGCAACACGATTAGCCACCTCACCACTTCAATAGCAAACAATTTCCGGAACACTGGTTCACACAGTGTCTCTCCATCCACTTTCCAATTGAACCTACAAAAACAGCCTCAAAACCCTCTCACCCTGCAAAACAACGTCCTCACATTCCCTTCTCTCGCACATGACCCTCTCAGTGCCCCAAACATATTATCGGGTTTCAGCTTGAATTCTCAAGGGAACATGGGAGGAGCCGCAACTTCTTCCGAAAAGGAACTCACCATGAGCCCCGCGAACTTCAACCCCAACTGGCCGGACGGGCTTGTGAGCCACGAGAACACGGCGAGGACAAGCGAGGGTGGTTGGAGAGAAGGAGGCAGGTCGAACGGAGGGAAGGAATTGGAGCAGCTGAGGTCTTTCAACGAGACGAACTACGGAAACTCATCACAGAGCTTCAATGGGTGCAAGCTGAATTATTCGGCTTCGTCTTCATCAGAGTTTCACAATGACAAGAGCCTGGACAGCAGCAATGTCTCTGCAAGGGGCGAAGGTAGGGTTGATTACTGGATCAGTCCCTCTGATTAG
- the LOC104447934 gene encoding uncharacterized protein LOC104447934 has protein sequence MQKSICSPARPPSETSKSHRRRHQSQQLKRPSTRLGQASPLLWAKNKQMGPEIEEPTSPKVTCAGQIKVRPKAAAATACKSWQSVMEEIERIHNSRNKVHKKRPGWMESLGLKKEIMQFLTCLRSMRFDLRCFGTFPESEATSDDEVGVDNYEYCHNNHSGAEGIDGKETSRTIFSKWFMVLQENQSSVFKEERREKERSLVDDAPPIAPPPNALLLMRCRSAPAKGWLQGKGEEDHDEGEEKEGKEGEKGRGERLKKLRILMEEEKREQEEQREKAEKLAVMRYGADVHEASSDIARERWASGGGARDMLSRSMSWKR, from the coding sequence ATGCAGAAGTCCATCTGcagcccggcgaggccgccttcGGAGACGAGCAAGTCCCACCGCCGCCGTCACCAGAGCCAACAACTCAAGAGGCCGAGCACGAGGCTCGGCCAAGCGAGCCCTCTGTTATGGGCCAAGAACAAGCAGATGGGGCCCGAGATCGAGGAGCCGACGTCGCCGAAGGTGACCTGCGCCGGGCAGATCAAGGTCCGGCCCAAGGCCGCCGCGGCCACGGCGTGCAAGAGCTGGCAGTCCGTGATGGAAGAGATTGAGAGGATTCACAACAGCAGGAACAAGGTACACAAGAAGAGGCCGGGGTGGATGGAGTCTCTAGGGCTCAAGAAAGAGATCATGCAGTTCTTGACGTGCCTGAGGAGCATGAGGTTCGACCTCAGGTGCTTTGGCACTTTCCCTGAATCGGAGGCCACCAGTGATGATGAGGTCGGGGTGGACAATTATGAGTACTGCCACAACAACCACTCGGGTGCGGAAGGAATTGATGGGAAAGAGACTTCGAGGACAATATTCTCCAAGTGGTTCATGGTGCTGCAGGAAAATCAGAGCAGTGTGTttaaagaagagaggagagaaaaggaacGGTCTTTGGTCGATGATGCCCCGCCTATTGCTCCTCCACCAAACGCTCTGCTGCTCATGAGGTGTAGATCTGCTCCTGCAAAAGGCTGGTTACaagggaaaggagaagaagatcatgatgagggagaggaaaaggagggtaaagaaggagaaaaggggaggggagagaggcTGAAGAAACTGAGGATATTgatggaagaagagaagagagagcaaGAAGAGCAGAGGGAGAAGGCAGAAAAGCTGGCGGTGATGAGATATGGCGCTGATGTCCACGAAGCTTCATCTGACATCGCAAGAGAAAGATGGGCTAGTGGTGGTGGGGCGAGAGATATGCTGTCGAGGAGCATGAGTTGGAAGAGGTGA
- the LOC120294251 gene encoding F-box protein At1g22220-like, which yields MDCFDRLPDSIIVDIFNAVSDVKSLACCAAVSRRFNALVPHADALLLRVDRVVPEPDPDSLLPSFLRTLLSSVHHLLSPRAAPEPPNYPARVLRGFSRMRDLEIELPSGDLMLEKGTVVRYRAAFGERLRSCVILGFRHWRGGGGAGEAQDGFGEGLTERVAWIVSALVGASARHRVAKEVATEHEGLARLAVRDRDGEGEVVMDKLGLREAATAAAVAARSHGEGPRTVGVSTLRMSMRHQTTVEIAGGAGMRLEVPMLVVVRPDDDDGAPEDDAELALEAFGSGVYGEVVRALLKSKSYSMEMNSY from the coding sequence ATGGACTGCTTCGACCGCCTGCCGGACTCCATCATCGTCGACATCTTCAACGCCGTCTCCGACGTCAAGTCCCTCGCGTGCTGCGCCGCCGTCTCCCGGCGCTTCAACGCCCTCGTCCCCCACGCCGACGCCCTCCTCCTCCGCGTCGACCGGGTCGTCCCGGAGCCGGACCCGGACTCGctcctcccctccttcctccGGACCCTCCTCAGCTCCGTCCACCACTTACTCTCCCCCCGAGCCGCCCCTGAGCCGCCCAACTACCCGGCCCGGGTCCTCCGCGGGTTCTCCCGGATGCGGGACCTGGAGATCGAGCTGCCCTCCGGCGACCTGATGCTCGAGAAGGGCACGGTGGTGAGGTACCGGGCGGCGTTCGGGGAGAGGCTGAGGAGCTGCGTGATCCTCGGGTTCCGCCACTGGCGCGGCGGGGGCGGCGCAGGGGAAGCGCAGGACGGCTTCGGGGAGGGGCTGACGGAGCGGGTGGCGTGGATCGTGAGCGCGCTGGTGGGAGCGTCGGCGCGGCACCGTGTGGCGAAGGAGGTGGCGACGGAGCATGAGGGGTTGGCGCGGCTGGCGGTGAGGGACAGGGACGGGGAGGGGGAGGTGGTCATGGACAAGCTGGGGCTGagggaggcggcgacggcggctgcGGTGGCGGCAAGATCACATGGCGAGGGGCCGAGGACGGTGGGGGTGTCGACGCTGAGGATGTCAATGAGGCACCAGACGACGGTGGAGATAGCGGGTGGCGCCGGGATGCGCCTCGAGGTGCCCATGCTGGTCGTCGTGAGGCCCGACGATGATGACGGCGCGCCGGAGGACGATGCCGAGCTGGCATTGGAGGCGTTCGGGAGCGGAGTTTACGGGGAGGTGGTGAGGGCTTTGCTCAAGAGCAAGAGCTACTCGATGGAGATGAATTCTTACTGA